One Pontibacillus halophilus JSM 076056 = DSM 19796 DNA segment encodes these proteins:
- a CDS encoding DUF2524 family protein: MMATRESIETLMTEANQRVEEARDQLDEANRMGFQMTSDYTDAQVHLEEIEVKINKLMHSANHQQKEQLHRLHLLVSQCMNDMILDNQDLTQYEG; this comes from the coding sequence ATGATGGCAACACGTGAATCCATTGAGACATTGATGACAGAAGCCAACCAGCGTGTAGAGGAAGCTAGAGACCAATTAGACGAAGCGAATCGTATGGGGTTCCAAATGACTTCTGATTATACAGATGCACAGGTCCATCTGGAAGAAATTGAAGTTAAGATTAACAAACTCATGCATAGTGCAAATCACCAGCAGAAAGAACAGCTCCATCGTCTTCATTTGCTCGTTTCTCAATGTATGAATGATATGATTTTAGATAATCAGGACTTGACTCAATACGAAGGATAA